One stretch of Corvus hawaiiensis isolate bCorHaw1 chromosome 1, bCorHaw1.pri.cur, whole genome shotgun sequence DNA includes these proteins:
- the LOC125332849 gene encoding transcription factor CP2-like protein 1 isoform X4, giving the protein MLFWHGQPDHYWSSPGDMYPLPSSGVLRDPPVLPYLKQEEPNGISTSQPPVPAFQYVLCAPTSPAVRHHEETLTYLNQGQSYEIRMMGTPRGDPAEGRRMVKSVVRVVFHDRRLQYSEQQQLEGWRWSRPGDRILDIDIPVSVGILEPQIHPTLLNTVEFLWDPCRRTSVFVQVHCISTEFTLRKNGGEKGVPFRIQIDTFGAGGKGDPPEHLHSASCLVKVFKPKGADRKQKTDREKVEKQPAPEREKFQPAYESTVLAECPPWPDALGAPHSPPGTPGLPSPHPFKLLSPERVCVSPACAAEGPAESPGEALSPCASPLETQQWLLRRRFSACARVFTNFSGADLLKLSRRDLIQICGAPDGIRLCHALAGRCPRPRLTLYVAREPGGAEGAEDAGPGLYQELHLEQLTVAELTAKLAELLGLPPGQILRLSRQGPAGIHVLVSDAMIRNLQDETSFVVAIAKAPGPEGFQLLLR; this is encoded by the exons aTGCTCTTCTGGCACGGCCAACCCGACCACTACTggtccagccctggggacatgtaccccctgcccagctccgGGGTGCTCAG GGACCCCCCCGTTCTGCCCTACCTGAAGCAGGAGGAGCCCAACGGCATCTCCACGTCGCAGCCGCCGGTCCCGGCGTTCCAGTACGTCCTGTGTGCCCCGACCTCTCCGGCCGTGCGGCACCACGAGGAGACCCTCACCTACCTCAACCAGG GGCAGTCGTACGAGATCCGCATGATGGGAACGCCCCGGGGGGACCCCGCCGAGGGCCGGAGGATGGTCAAG AGCGTGGTCCGGGTGGTTTTCCACGACCGGCGGCTCCAGTACtcggagcagcagcagctcgaGGGCTGGCGGTGGAGCCGCCCGGGCGACCGGATCCTCGACATCG ACATCCCGGTCTCCGTGGGCATCCTggaaccccaaatccaccccacgCTGCTCAACACGGTGGAATTCCTCTGGGACCCCTGCAGACGCACATCCGTGTTCGTGCAG GTTCACTGCATCAGCACCGAGTTCACGCTGCGGAAGAAcgggggggagaagggggtcCCCTTCCGCATCCAGATCGACACCTTCGGGGCGGGGGGCAAGGGGGACCCCCCCGAGCACCTGCACTCCGCCAGCTGCCTGGTCAAGGTGTTCAAG CCCAAGGGGgccgacaggaagcagaagacGGACCGGGAGAAGGTGGAGAAGCAGCCGGCGCCCGAGCGGGAGAAATTCCAGCCGGCCTACGAGAGCACCGTGCTGGCCGAG TGCCCCCCGTGGCCGGACGCGCTGGgtgccccccacagccccccggGCACCCCGGGGCTGCCGTCCCCCCACCCCTTCAAGCTGCTGAGCCCTGAGAG GGTGTGCGTGTCACCCGCCTGCGCTGCCGAGGGCCCCGCGGAGAGTCCTGGCGAG GCGCTGAGCCCCTGCGCATCCCCCCTGGAGAcgcagcagtggctgctccGGCGTCGCTTCTCCGCCTGCGCCCGCGTCTTCACCAACTTCAGCG GCGCCGATCTGCTGAAGCTCTCCCGCAGGGACCTGATCCAGATCTGCGGAGCCCCCGACGGCATCCGCCTGTGCCACGCCCTGGCGGGCAG GTGCCCGCGGCCCCGGCTGACCCTGTACGTGGCGCGGGAGCCCGGCGGGGCTGAGGGTGCGGAGGACGCGGGACCAG GGCTGTACCAGGAgctgcacctggagcagctgacAGTGGCCGAGCTCACCGCGAAGCTGgcggagctgctggggctgcccccgGGACAGATCCTGCGGCTCTCCCGGCAGGGACCCGCCGGCATCCACGTCCTTGTCAGCGACGCG ATGATCAGGAACCTCCAGGATGAGACCAGTTTCGTGGTGGCGATCGCCAAAG cccccggccccgagggcttccagctgctgctgcggTAG
- the LOC125332849 gene encoding transcription factor CP2-like protein 1 isoform X2 gives MLFWHGQPDHYWSSPGDMYPLPSSGVLRYPPNPPKSAGFGETEARPSAHPFRGVYSCRDPPVLPYLKQEEPNGISTSQPPVPAFQYVLCAPTSPAVRHHEETLTYLNQGQSYEIRMMGTPRGDPAEGRRMVKSVVRVVFHDRRLQYSEQQQLEGWRWSRPGDRILDIDIPVSVGILEPQIHPTLLNTVEFLWDPCRRTSVFVQVHCISTEFTLRKNGGEKGVPFRIQIDTFGAGGKGDPPEHLHSASCLVKVFKPKGADRKQKTDREKVEKQPAPEREKFQPAYESTVLAECPPWPDALGAPHSPPGTPGLPSPHPFKLLSPERVCVSPACAAEGPAESPGEALSPCASPLETQQWLLRRRFSACARVFTNFSGADLLKLSRRDLIQICGAPDGIRLCHALAGRCPRPRLTLYVAREPGGAEGAEDAGPGLYQELHLEQLTVAELTAKLAELLGLPPGQILRLSRQGPAGIHVLVSDAMIRNLQDETSFVVAIAKAPGPEGFQLLLR, from the exons aTGCTCTTCTGGCACGGCCAACCCGACCACTACTggtccagccctggggacatgtaccccctgcccagctccgGGGTGCTCAGGTACCCCCCGAACCCCCCCAAATCCGCTGGGtttggggaaactgaggcacggccGAGCGCCCACCCTTTCCGGGGGGTGTATTCCTGCAGGGACCCCCCCGTTCTGCCCTACCTGAAGCAGGAGGAGCCCAACGGCATCTCCACGTCGCAGCCGCCGGTCCCGGCGTTCCAGTACGTCCTGTGTGCCCCGACCTCTCCGGCCGTGCGGCACCACGAGGAGACCCTCACCTACCTCAACCAGG GGCAGTCGTACGAGATCCGCATGATGGGAACGCCCCGGGGGGACCCCGCCGAGGGCCGGAGGATGGTCAAG AGCGTGGTCCGGGTGGTTTTCCACGACCGGCGGCTCCAGTACtcggagcagcagcagctcgaGGGCTGGCGGTGGAGCCGCCCGGGCGACCGGATCCTCGACATCG ACATCCCGGTCTCCGTGGGCATCCTggaaccccaaatccaccccacgCTGCTCAACACGGTGGAATTCCTCTGGGACCCCTGCAGACGCACATCCGTGTTCGTGCAG GTTCACTGCATCAGCACCGAGTTCACGCTGCGGAAGAAcgggggggagaagggggtcCCCTTCCGCATCCAGATCGACACCTTCGGGGCGGGGGGCAAGGGGGACCCCCCCGAGCACCTGCACTCCGCCAGCTGCCTGGTCAAGGTGTTCAAG CCCAAGGGGgccgacaggaagcagaagacGGACCGGGAGAAGGTGGAGAAGCAGCCGGCGCCCGAGCGGGAGAAATTCCAGCCGGCCTACGAGAGCACCGTGCTGGCCGAG TGCCCCCCGTGGCCGGACGCGCTGGgtgccccccacagccccccggGCACCCCGGGGCTGCCGTCCCCCCACCCCTTCAAGCTGCTGAGCCCTGAGAG GGTGTGCGTGTCACCCGCCTGCGCTGCCGAGGGCCCCGCGGAGAGTCCTGGCGAG GCGCTGAGCCCCTGCGCATCCCCCCTGGAGAcgcagcagtggctgctccGGCGTCGCTTCTCCGCCTGCGCCCGCGTCTTCACCAACTTCAGCG GCGCCGATCTGCTGAAGCTCTCCCGCAGGGACCTGATCCAGATCTGCGGAGCCCCCGACGGCATCCGCCTGTGCCACGCCCTGGCGGGCAG GTGCCCGCGGCCCCGGCTGACCCTGTACGTGGCGCGGGAGCCCGGCGGGGCTGAGGGTGCGGAGGACGCGGGACCAG GGCTGTACCAGGAgctgcacctggagcagctgacAGTGGCCGAGCTCACCGCGAAGCTGgcggagctgctggggctgcccccgGGACAGATCCTGCGGCTCTCCCGGCAGGGACCCGCCGGCATCCACGTCCTTGTCAGCGACGCG ATGATCAGGAACCTCCAGGATGAGACCAGTTTCGTGGTGGCGATCGCCAAAG cccccggccccgagggcttccagctgctgctgcggTAG
- the LOC125332849 gene encoding transcription factor CP2-like protein 1 isoform X1, with product MLFWHGQPDHYWSSPGDMYPLPSSGVLRYPPNPPKSAGFGETEARPSAHPFRGVYSCRDPPVLPYLKQEEPNGISTSQPPVPAFQYVLCAPTSPAVRHHEETLTYLNQGQSYEIRMMGTPRGDPAEGRRMVKSVVRVVFHDRRLQYSEQQQLEGWRWSRPGDRILDIDIPVSVGILEPQIHPTLLNTVEFLWDPCRRTSVFVQVHCISTEFTLRKNGGEKGVPFRIQIDTFGAGGKGDPPEHLHSASCLVKVFKPKGADRKQKTDREKVEKQPAPEREKFQPAYESTVLAECPPWPDALGAPHSPPGTPGLPSPHPFKLLSPERVCVSPACAAEGPAESPGEALSPCASPLETQQWLLRRRFSACARVFTNFSGADLLKLSRRDLIQICGAPDGIRLCHALAGRCPRPRLTLYVAREPGGAEGAEDAGPGLYQELHLEQLTVAELTAKLAELLGLPPGQILRLSRQGPAGIHVLVSDAVRARGQPRRRDRPRSRPGPSGPPALEQDGGPAPPSSPLCPADDQEPPG from the exons aTGCTCTTCTGGCACGGCCAACCCGACCACTACTggtccagccctggggacatgtaccccctgcccagctccgGGGTGCTCAGGTACCCCCCGAACCCCCCCAAATCCGCTGGGtttggggaaactgaggcacggccGAGCGCCCACCCTTTCCGGGGGGTGTATTCCTGCAGGGACCCCCCCGTTCTGCCCTACCTGAAGCAGGAGGAGCCCAACGGCATCTCCACGTCGCAGCCGCCGGTCCCGGCGTTCCAGTACGTCCTGTGTGCCCCGACCTCTCCGGCCGTGCGGCACCACGAGGAGACCCTCACCTACCTCAACCAGG GGCAGTCGTACGAGATCCGCATGATGGGAACGCCCCGGGGGGACCCCGCCGAGGGCCGGAGGATGGTCAAG AGCGTGGTCCGGGTGGTTTTCCACGACCGGCGGCTCCAGTACtcggagcagcagcagctcgaGGGCTGGCGGTGGAGCCGCCCGGGCGACCGGATCCTCGACATCG ACATCCCGGTCTCCGTGGGCATCCTggaaccccaaatccaccccacgCTGCTCAACACGGTGGAATTCCTCTGGGACCCCTGCAGACGCACATCCGTGTTCGTGCAG GTTCACTGCATCAGCACCGAGTTCACGCTGCGGAAGAAcgggggggagaagggggtcCCCTTCCGCATCCAGATCGACACCTTCGGGGCGGGGGGCAAGGGGGACCCCCCCGAGCACCTGCACTCCGCCAGCTGCCTGGTCAAGGTGTTCAAG CCCAAGGGGgccgacaggaagcagaagacGGACCGGGAGAAGGTGGAGAAGCAGCCGGCGCCCGAGCGGGAGAAATTCCAGCCGGCCTACGAGAGCACCGTGCTGGCCGAG TGCCCCCCGTGGCCGGACGCGCTGGgtgccccccacagccccccggGCACCCCGGGGCTGCCGTCCCCCCACCCCTTCAAGCTGCTGAGCCCTGAGAG GGTGTGCGTGTCACCCGCCTGCGCTGCCGAGGGCCCCGCGGAGAGTCCTGGCGAG GCGCTGAGCCCCTGCGCATCCCCCCTGGAGAcgcagcagtggctgctccGGCGTCGCTTCTCCGCCTGCGCCCGCGTCTTCACCAACTTCAGCG GCGCCGATCTGCTGAAGCTCTCCCGCAGGGACCTGATCCAGATCTGCGGAGCCCCCGACGGCATCCGCCTGTGCCACGCCCTGGCGGGCAG GTGCCCGCGGCCCCGGCTGACCCTGTACGTGGCGCGGGAGCCCGGCGGGGCTGAGGGTGCGGAGGACGCGGGACCAG GGCTGTACCAGGAgctgcacctggagcagctgacAGTGGCCGAGCTCACCGCGAAGCTGgcggagctgctggggctgcccccgGGACAGATCCTGCGGCTCTCCCGGCAGGGACCCGCCGGCATCCACGTCCTTGTCAGCGACGCGGTGAGGGCACGGGGACAGCCGCGGAGGAGGGACAGACCCCGCAGCCGTCCCGGCCCCTCGGGGCCCCCAGCGCTGGAGCAGGACGGGGGTCCAGCCCCGCCGAGctctcccctctgccccgcAGATGATCAGGAACCTCCAGGATGA
- the LOC125332849 gene encoding transcription factor CP2-like protein 1 isoform X3, which yields MLFWHGQPDHYWSSPGDMYPLPSSGVLRDPPVLPYLKQEEPNGISTSQPPVPAFQYVLCAPTSPAVRHHEETLTYLNQGQSYEIRMMGTPRGDPAEGRRMVKSVVRVVFHDRRLQYSEQQQLEGWRWSRPGDRILDIDIPVSVGILEPQIHPTLLNTVEFLWDPCRRTSVFVQVHCISTEFTLRKNGGEKGVPFRIQIDTFGAGGKGDPPEHLHSASCLVKVFKPKGADRKQKTDREKVEKQPAPEREKFQPAYESTVLAECPPWPDALGAPHSPPGTPGLPSPHPFKLLSPERVCVSPACAAEGPAESPGEALSPCASPLETQQWLLRRRFSACARVFTNFSGADLLKLSRRDLIQICGAPDGIRLCHALAGRCPRPRLTLYVAREPGGAEGAEDAGPGLYQELHLEQLTVAELTAKLAELLGLPPGQILRLSRQGPAGIHVLVSDAVRARGQPRRRDRPRSRPGPSGPPALEQDGGPAPPSSPLCPADDQEPPG from the exons aTGCTCTTCTGGCACGGCCAACCCGACCACTACTggtccagccctggggacatgtaccccctgcccagctccgGGGTGCTCAG GGACCCCCCCGTTCTGCCCTACCTGAAGCAGGAGGAGCCCAACGGCATCTCCACGTCGCAGCCGCCGGTCCCGGCGTTCCAGTACGTCCTGTGTGCCCCGACCTCTCCGGCCGTGCGGCACCACGAGGAGACCCTCACCTACCTCAACCAGG GGCAGTCGTACGAGATCCGCATGATGGGAACGCCCCGGGGGGACCCCGCCGAGGGCCGGAGGATGGTCAAG AGCGTGGTCCGGGTGGTTTTCCACGACCGGCGGCTCCAGTACtcggagcagcagcagctcgaGGGCTGGCGGTGGAGCCGCCCGGGCGACCGGATCCTCGACATCG ACATCCCGGTCTCCGTGGGCATCCTggaaccccaaatccaccccacgCTGCTCAACACGGTGGAATTCCTCTGGGACCCCTGCAGACGCACATCCGTGTTCGTGCAG GTTCACTGCATCAGCACCGAGTTCACGCTGCGGAAGAAcgggggggagaagggggtcCCCTTCCGCATCCAGATCGACACCTTCGGGGCGGGGGGCAAGGGGGACCCCCCCGAGCACCTGCACTCCGCCAGCTGCCTGGTCAAGGTGTTCAAG CCCAAGGGGgccgacaggaagcagaagacGGACCGGGAGAAGGTGGAGAAGCAGCCGGCGCCCGAGCGGGAGAAATTCCAGCCGGCCTACGAGAGCACCGTGCTGGCCGAG TGCCCCCCGTGGCCGGACGCGCTGGgtgccccccacagccccccggGCACCCCGGGGCTGCCGTCCCCCCACCCCTTCAAGCTGCTGAGCCCTGAGAG GGTGTGCGTGTCACCCGCCTGCGCTGCCGAGGGCCCCGCGGAGAGTCCTGGCGAG GCGCTGAGCCCCTGCGCATCCCCCCTGGAGAcgcagcagtggctgctccGGCGTCGCTTCTCCGCCTGCGCCCGCGTCTTCACCAACTTCAGCG GCGCCGATCTGCTGAAGCTCTCCCGCAGGGACCTGATCCAGATCTGCGGAGCCCCCGACGGCATCCGCCTGTGCCACGCCCTGGCGGGCAG GTGCCCGCGGCCCCGGCTGACCCTGTACGTGGCGCGGGAGCCCGGCGGGGCTGAGGGTGCGGAGGACGCGGGACCAG GGCTGTACCAGGAgctgcacctggagcagctgacAGTGGCCGAGCTCACCGCGAAGCTGgcggagctgctggggctgcccccgGGACAGATCCTGCGGCTCTCCCGGCAGGGACCCGCCGGCATCCACGTCCTTGTCAGCGACGCGGTGAGGGCACGGGGACAGCCGCGGAGGAGGGACAGACCCCGCAGCCGTCCCGGCCCCTCGGGGCCCCCAGCGCTGGAGCAGGACGGGGGTCCAGCCCCGCCGAGctctcccctctgccccgcAGATGATCAGGAACCTCCAGGATGA